The proteins below come from a single Miscanthus floridulus cultivar M001 chromosome 1, ASM1932011v1, whole genome shotgun sequence genomic window:
- the LOC136546171 gene encoding phytochrome B-like — protein MASGSRATPTRSPSSARPEAPRHAHHHHHHHSQSSGGSMSRAGGGGGGGGGGGGGAAATATATESVSKAVAQYTLDARLHAVFEQSGASGRSFDYSQSLRAPPTPSSEQQIAAYLSRIQRGGHIQPFGCTLAVGDDSSFRLLAFSENVADLLDLSPHHSVPSLDSAAPPPVSLGADVRLLFSPSSAVLLERAFAAREISLLNPLWIHSRVSSKPFYAILHRIDVGVVIDLEPARSEDPALSMAGAVQSQKLAVRAISCLQALPGGDVKLLCDTVVEHVRELTGYDRVMVYWFHEDEHGEVVAESRRDNLEPYLGLHYPATDIPQASRFLFRQNRVRMIADCHATPVRVIQDPGLSQPLCLVGSTLRAPHGCHAQYMANMGSIASLVMAVIISSGGDDEQTGRGGISSAMKLWGLVVCHHTSPRCIPFPLRYACEFLMQAFGLQLNMELQLAHQLSEKHILRTQTLLCDMLLRDSPTGIVTQSPSIMDLVKCDGAALYYHGKYYPLGVTPTESQIKDIIEWLTVCHGDSTGLSTDSLADAGYLGAAALWDAVCGMAVAYITPSDYLFWFRSHTAKEIKWGGAKHHPKDKDDGQRMHPRSSFKAFLEVVKSRSLPWENAEMDAIHSLQLILRDSFRDAAEGTSNSKAIVNGQVQLGELELRGINELSSVAREMVRLIETATVPIFAVDTDGCINGWNAKIAELTGLSVEEAMGKSLVNDLIFKESEEIVEKLLSRALRGEEDKNVEIKLKTFGSEQSKGAIFVIVNACSSRDYTQNIVSVCFVGQDVTGQKVVMDKFINIQGDYKAIVHNPNPLIPPIFASDENTSCSEWNTAMEKLTGWSRGEVVGKFLIGEVFGNFCRLKGPDALTKLMVVIHNAIGGQDCEKLPFSFFDKNGKYVQALLTANTRSKMDGKSIGAFCFLQIASAEIQQAFEIQRQQEKKCYARMKELAYICQEIKNPLSGIRFTNSLLQMTDLNDDQRQFLETCSACEKQMSKIVKDASLQSIEDGSLVLEKSEFSLGDVMNAVVSQAMLLLRERDLQLIRDIPDEIKDASAYGDQFRIQQVLADFLLSMVRSAPSENGWVEIQVRPNVKQNSDGTDTELFIFRFACPGEGLPADIVQDMFSNSQWSTQEGVGLSTCRKILKLMGGEVQYIRESERSFFLIVLELPQPRPAAGREIS, from the exons ATGGCGTCGGGCAGCCGCGCCACGCCCACGCGCTCCCCCTCCTCCGCGCGACCCGAGGCGCCGCGTcacgcccaccaccaccaccaccaccactcgcAGTCGTCGGGCGGGAGCATGTCCCGCGCGggcgggggagggggaggaggaggtggcgggggcgggggcgccgcggccacggccacggccacggagTCGGTCTCCAAGGCCGTGGCGCAGTACACCCTAGACGCGCGGCTCCACGCGGTGTTCGAGCAATCGGGCGCGTCGGGCCGCAGCTTCGACTACTCCCAGTCGCTGCGCGCGCCGCCCACGCCGTCCTCCGAGCAGCAGATCGCCGCCTACCTCTCCCGCATCCAGCGCGGCGGCCACATCCAGCCCTTCGGCTGCACGCTCGCCGTCGGCGACGACTCCTCCTTCCGCCTCCTCGCCTTCTCCGAGAACGTCGCCGACCTGCTCGACCTGTCGCCGCACCACTCCGTTCCCTCGCTCGACTCCGCGGCGCCGCCCCCTGTTTCCCTGGGTGCCGACGTGcgcctcctcttctccccttcgtCCGCGGTCCTCCTGGAGCGCGCCTTCGCTGCGCGCGAGATCTCGCTGCTCAACCCGCTATGGATCCACTCCAGGGTCTCCTCCAAGCCGTTCTACGCCATCCTCCACCGCATCGACGTCGGCGTCGTCATCGACCTCGAGCCCGCCCGCTCCGAGGACCCCGCTCTCTCCATGGCCGGCGCAGTCCAGTCCCAGAAACTTGCTGTCCGCGCCATCTCCTGCCTCCAGGCGCTACCCGGCGGGGACGTCAAGCTCCTCTGCGACACAGTCGTGGAGCATGTTCGCGAGCTCACGGGTTACGACCGTGTCATGGTGTACTGGTTCCATGAAGACGAGCACGGGGAAGTTGTCGCCGAGAGCCGGCGCGATAACCTTGAGCCTTACCTCGGATTGCATTATCCCGCCACAGATATCCCCCAGGCGTCGCGCTTCCTGTTCCGGCAGAACCGCGTGCGAATGATTGCCGATTGCCATGCCACCCCGGTGAGAGTCATACAAGATCCTGGGCTGTCGCAGCCGCTGTGTTTGGTAGGCTCCACGCTACGTGCTCCGCACGGGTGCCATGCGCAGTACATGGCGAACATGGGGTCAATTGCGTCGCTTGTTATGGCAGTCATCATTAGCAGTGGTGGTGACGACGAGCAAACAGGTCGGGGTGGCATCTCCTCGGCAATGAAGTTGTGGGGGTTAGTGGTGTGCCACCATACATCACCACGGTGTATCCCTTTTCCATTGAGGTATGCTTGCGAGTTTCTCATGCAGGCATTTGGGCTGCAGCTCAACATGGAATTGCAGCTTGCGCACCAGCTGTCAGAGAAGCACATTTTGCGAACTCAGACGCTATTGTGTGACATGCTACTGCGAGATTCACCAACTGGCATCGTCACGCAGAGCCCCAGCATCATGGACCTTGTGAAGTGCGATGGGGCTGCACTCTATTATCATGGGAAGTACTATCCATTGGGTGTCACTCCCACTGAGTCTCAGATTAAGGATATCATCGAGTGGTTGACGGTGTGTCATGGGGACTCAACAGGGCTCAGCACAGATAGCCTGGCTGATGCAGGCTACCTTGGTGCTGCTGCATTATGGGATGCTGTGTGTGGAATGGCGGTGGCTTATATTACACCGAGTGATTACTTGTTTTGGTTTCGGTCACACACAGCTAAAGAGATCAAATGGGGTGGTGCAAAGCATCACCCTAAGGATAAGGATGATGGTCAGAGGATGCACCCAcggtcatcattcaaggcatttCTTGAAGTGGTTAAAAGCAGGAGCCTACCATGGGAGAATGCAGAAATGGACGCAATACATTCCTTGCAGCTCATATTGCGTGACTCCTTCAGAGATGCTGCAGAGGGCACTAGCAACTCAAAAGCCATTGTCAATGGACAAGTTCAGCTTGGGGAGCTAGAATTGCGGGGGATAAATGAGCTTAGCTCCGTAGCAAGAGAGATGGTTCGGTTGATAGAGACAGCAACAGTACCCATATTTGCAGTAGATACTGATGGATGTATAAATGGGTGGAATGCAAAAATTGCCGAGTTGACAGGCCTCTCAGTTGAGGAGGCAATGGGCAAATCTCTGGTAAATGATCTTATCTTCAAGGAATCTGAGGAGATAGTCGAAAAGCTACTCTCGCGAGCTTTAAGAG GTGAGGAAGACAAAAATGTGGAGATAAAGCTGAAGACATTTGGGTCAGAGCAATCTAAGGGAGCAATATTTGTTATTGTCAATGCTTGTTCCAGTAGAGATTACACACAAAATATTGTTAGTGTCTGTTTTGTTGGACAAGACGTCACAGGACAAAAGGTGGTCATGGATAAATTTATCAACATACAAGGGGACTACAAAGCTATTGTACACAATCCTAATCCTCTGATACCACCAATTTTTGCATCAGATGAGAACACTTCTTGTTCAGAGTGGAACACAGCCATGGAAAAACTTACAGGATGGTCGAGAGGTGAAGTTGTTGGTAAGTTTCTTATTGGAGAGGTGTTTGGAAATTTTTGTCGACTCAAGGGCCCAGATGCATTGACAAAGCTCATGGTTGTCATTCACAATGCTATAGGAGGGCAGGATTGTGAGAAGCTCCCTTTTTCATTTTTCGACAAGAATGGAAAGTATGTGCAGGCCTTACTGACCGCCAACACAAGGAGCAAAATGGATGGTAAATCCATTGGtgccttttgtttcttgcagaTTGCAAGCGCTGAAATACAGCAAGCCTTTGAGATTCAGAGACAACAAGAAAAGAAGTGTTATGCAAGGATGAAAGAATTGGCCTATATTTGCCAGGAGATAAAGAATCCTCTTAGTGGCATCCGATTTACCAACTCTCTGTTGCAAATGACTGATTTAAATGATGATCAGAGGCAGTTCCTTGAAACTTGCTCTGCTTGTGAGAAACAGATGTCCAAGATTGTTAAGGACGCCAGTCTCCAAAGTATTGAGGACGG CTCTTTGGTACTTGAGAAAAGTGAGTTTTCTCTTGGAGACGTTATGAATGCTGTTGTCAGCCAAGCAATGTTATTGTTGAGGGAGAGGGATTTACAACTTATTCGGGATATCCCTGATGAAATCAAGGATGCATCAGCATATGGTGATCAATTTAGAATTCAACAAGTTTTGGCTGACttcttgctaagcatggtgcggtCTGCTCCATCTGAGAATGGCTGGGTAGAAATACAAGTCAGACCAAATGTAAAACAGAATTCTGACGGAACAGATACAGAGCTTTTCATCTTCAG GTTTGCCTGCCCTGGTGAGGGCCTCCCCGCTGACATTGTCCAGGATATGTTCAGCAATTCCCAATGGTCAACCCAAGAAGGCGTAGGACTAAGCACATGCAGGAAGATCCTCAAATTGATGGGCGGCGAAGTCCAATACATCAGGGAGTCAGAGCGGAGTTTCTTCCTCATCGTCCTCGAGCTGCCTCAGCCTCGTCCAGCAGCTGGTAGAGAAATCAGCTGA